In Thunnus albacares chromosome 10, fThuAlb1.1, whole genome shotgun sequence, a single window of DNA contains:
- the cd40lg gene encoding CD40 ligand, with the protein MINTYQTSLAAPPVPPRLNRSIPVLMPGPLPSRGHSKSLIRFLVGVVLLHLLLSVGGFIYLYHTSKKEKPASAEGKAALLLSEKQETSYKALARMIVKHTAQDPTSDYLQWDTKHSVLRNINYYRNSWLTILEPGDYFVFSRVTFSKGNSKLPLASMVKLRKNEAGDEKTVMRAYCSLESYNRSASNPQLCTATQGEVITLEKGNQLSVWVQDLSLVDYNEEATAFGMYKV; encoded by the exons ATGATCAACACTTACCAGACCAGCCTGGCTGCACCGCCAGTGCCTCCACGCCTCAACAGGTCCATCCCGGTCCTCATGCCAGGTCCACTTCCATCACGAGGCCACAGCAAGTCACTCATCCGGTTTTTGGTTGGTGTAGTATTGCTGCATTTATTGCTGTCTGTCGGAGGATTCATCTACCTGTACCACACCAGCAAAAAG GAAAAACCTGCCTCAGCTGAAGGAAAAG CTGCCCTTCTCTTATCAGAAAAGCAGGAAACTTCCTACAAAGCCTTGGCACGCATGATAGTTAAGCACACAGCACAGGACCCTACAT CGGATTATCTCCAGTGGGACACAAAGCACTCAGTTCTCAGGAACATCAATTACTACCGCAACAGTTGGTTGACTATTCTGGAGCCCGGTGACTACTTCGTCTTCTCCAGGGTGACCTTCTCAAAGGGCAACTCCAAGCTCCCACTGGCCAGCATGGTCAAGCTGAGGAAAAATGAGGCAGGAGACGAGAAGACTGTGATGCGGGCCTACTGCAGCCTGGAGAGCTACAACAGGTCTGCATCCAATCCTCAGCTGTGCACAGCCACGCAGGGAGAGGTGATCACACTGGAGAAGGGAAACCAGCTCAGTGTCTGGGTACAAGACCTTTCATTGGTGGACTACAATGAAGAAGCCACAGCCTTTGGGATGTACAAAGTGTAG